The genomic interval CGCTCCCAGGCGGCCAGCGGCTCCTCCTGGCCCAGCTCCTCACCGGAGGCGGCAGCGCCCTGGCCCGAGCGGCCCATCAGACCGTCGGCGACGGCGTCGGCGACGACCCGCGTGAGCAGGCCGACCGAGCGGATCGCGTCGTCGTTCCCCGGGATCGGGTAGTCGACCTCGTCCGGGTCGCAGTTGGTGTCCAGGATGCCGATGATCGGCAGCTTCAGCTTGCGCGCCTCGTCGACCGCGAGGTGCTCCTTCTTGGTGTCCACGATCCACACGGCGGCCGGAACCCGGGCCATGTCGCGGATGCCGCCGAGGGTCTTGAGCAGCTTGTCGTGCTCGCGACGCTTCTGCAGCAGCTCCTTCTTGGTGACACCGGAGGCGGCGACGTCGTCGAAGTCGATCAGCTCCAGCTCCTTCAGGCGCTGGAGCCGCTTGTTCACGGTCTGGAAGTTGGTGAGCATGCCGCCCAGCCAGCGCTGGTTCACGTAGGGCATGCCGACCCGGGTCGCCTGCTCGGCGATCGCTTCCTGGGCCTGCTTCTTGGTGCCGACGAACAGGATCGCCCCGCCCGACGCGACCGTGCTGCGGACGAACTCGTACGCGCGGTCGATGTAGGACAGCGACTGCTGCAGGTCGATGATGTAGATGCCGTTGCGCTCGGTGAGGATGTAGCGCTTCATCTTCGGGTTCCAGCGCCGGGTCTGGTGCCCGAAGTGCACGCCGCTCTCGAGCAGCTGCTTCATGGTTACGACGGCCATGACTGTGTAGGTCTCCTGTCACGCTTCCCCGGGTGCTCTTCCGGGTCCGCGCGTCTCTCGGTTGTCTCACGACGCACCGGTTGGTGCACCGTGCCTGATGCCCGTCGCGCCGACCCACCCGAAGTAGCTCCGGGACCGAGGATCGTCACAGTTTGTGCGGGCATGCGAAGTCGCCCCAGTTACATGGGGCGCCACCGGAAGTGTACGTGACCAGCCGCGGGCAACGCGAACCGGCCCGGGTTATCCACAATCGCGCGGGCGACCGCCCAGAACCGTCCCCGGCAACGGCATCTTCCCAGGCATGCCTCTCGCCCTATTCTCCCTCGCCGCCCTACCCCTCACCGCCACTCCCGCCCCCACCGCGACCGCCGTCAGCATCGCCGCTGCCGGCCCGGCTGCCTCCGCGCCTGGCCTCGTCGCCTCGGACTGGCCGCTCCAGCCTCGCCCTGAGGTGCTGCGCGGCTTCGAACTGCCCGCGAAACCCTGGCTGTCCGGCCACCGCGGCATCGACCTCGCCGGCCGCCCCGGCCAGCCCGTCCTCGCCGCCACCCCCGGCACGATCACGTACGCCGGTCCGCTGGCCGGCCGCGGCGTCATCACGATCACCACCGGCCCCCGCCGTACGACGTACGAACCAGTCGTCCCCGCGGTCCCGGTCGGCACCACCGTCCAAACCGGCACCGTCATCGGCCACCTCTCCGCCGCCGGCTCGCACTGCCAACCCCGAACCTGCCTGCACTGGGGCCTACTCCAAGGCAACCAGTACCTCAACCCCTTGACCCTCGTCCCCAACCGCCCCGTCCGCCTACTCCCACTCACCAACCAGCAGCTTCAGCCCGCAGCCACCGCCCCATCCCCGCCGTCCCCACCACCGACAGCCCGCGCCACGAACGCCTCCCTCGCCCGCCCGGACACCAACCAGCGAACCGCCAAACTCCTCATCGCAGCCACAGGAGCCCTAACCCTGACCGCCGGCTTCCTCATCAGACGCGACTAGCCGCCACCGCAGATGACCCAATGCACCTGACCTGCTGCTCCGGGCCTGGCGCATGCCTGATGGAACGTGCCGGTCAGCTGCCGGGGACTCGGGCTTGCCAGGCGTCTTCGTCGCGGGAGCGGCGTTCGACGCCGGCCGGGAGTTTGTTCTTGGCGAGGTCGATCAGGGTCGTGTTCTCGAGCACGTCCCGCAGGCTGGCGCGCGCCGCGATCCAGACACGTTGGAGGACCACCGCTTGCTCGTTGTAGGACACACTTTCCGGCCGGACGCCGGAGATACTCACGATCGGCCCGTCGACCGCGCGCATCACGTCGGCGACCGAGATCTCGTTCGGGTCGACGGCCAGCCGCCACCCGCCCGACTGCCCACGCTGGCTGGACAGCACACCGGCCCGGCGCAGGTCGGCGAGGATGCCCTGCAGGAAGCCGTGCGGAATGCCCTGCGCCCGGCTGAGCTCCTCGGCCGACACCACCGAAGGATCGTTGGCCACCCATCGCTGGGTGATCTCGATCAGAGCTCGCAACGCATAGTCAGACTTCGCCGAAACCCGCATGTCCCGCAGTCTGCCGCATTCCACCACCCACGCGCCGCATCCCCCGCACACAGAGCCAATCCAAGCGAGTCCAAGCCAGTCCGTCCGAGCCGCTCGACTCCCGGGCCGGTGTGCTGGTCAGGCTCGTGGATGGGCTTGTTGGTAGGCCTTTCGGAGGCGGTCGCTGGAGACGTGGGTGTAGATCTGCGTCGTTGCCAAGGAGGCATGGCCGAGCAACTCCTGGACGCTGCGAAGGTCCGCGCCGCCTTCGAGGAGGTGCGTGGCCGCCGTGTGCCGCAGGCCGTGAGGTGCCAGATCCGGTGCATCGACGACCGCCATCCGCGCGTGCACCATCCGCCGTACCGCTCGTTGATCGATCCGGCCGCCACGGGCGCCGAGGAAGACGGCCGGACCGCTCCCCTCGCGCGCCAGCTTCGGTCGCGCCTCGGCCAGCCACCGCTCGAGGGCTTCCCCGGCCGGTACGCCGTACGGGACCGACCGCTCCTTCCGGCCTTTGCCGAACACGCGGACGACGCGACGTGACCGGTCGATGTCGTCGACGTCGAGCGCACACAGCTCACCGACGCGGATTCCGGTCGCATACAGGAGTTCCATGATCGCGAGGTCACGCAGCCCGATCGGACTTCCGTCGTCCGCAGCGACAGCGGCCGCGTCGAGCACGGCTCGCGTGTCCGCCTGCCCGAGCACGCCCGGCAAACTCTTGTGCGGTTTCGGGCTGGCCAGCAATGCTCCCGGATCCGTACCGATTCGCCCGGTCCGCTGCGCCCACGCCGTGAACACCCTTGCGGCCGTCGCCCGGCGAGCCATTGTGCTGCGGGATTTCCCCAGACTTTGCTGTTTGGCCAGCCACGACCGCAGCCCCCGGATGTCCAGCCCGGCAAGATCATCGTGACCAAGCCGAATCAAATGTTCGAGTAAATCCGCGACATCCCCGATGTAGGCTCTGACCGAGTGAGTGCTGAGGTCTCTCTCCGCCGTCAGATGCCGTTCGTAGTCAGCCAGTAACTGAGTGAAACCTTCCGGCCAGGAAGGGTTTCCACTGACATCGTCCGGCGTCATGTCTCGACGATGCGTGAGCCGGCCCGGCATCGCAAGCCACCGCGCGGAGACCGACGAGAGGAGGGCTGGTCGATAGCCCGACGGTCGACTACTGTTCGGCCCGATTGCCCTAGTAGCAACGGAGGCACCCCTGACCATGGCCCCCTCAGCGAACGGACAGACCGTAGGCCGGCGCCTGCCGGTCGAGTCGGCGTTCACTCGAGTCGAGGACGCGCGGCATCGTCTGCCGCGCTTGTTCGGTCGTCGCGACCTGGTCGTTCTCGGCCTGGGCGTGATGATCGGCTCTGGCATCTTCAGCATCAGCGGCGTCCAGGCGGCCAATGTCGCCGGACCGGCAGTGATCCTGTCGTTCGTGATCGCCGCGATCGTCTGTCTGCTGGCCGCGGCCTGTTACGCCGAGCTGTCCTCCACGATCCCTGTCTCCGGTAGCGCGTACACCTTCAGCTACGTGACGTTCGGGGAGATGTGGGCCTGGTTGGTCGGCTGGGCGCTCGTACTTGAACTCGTCACCGCGGCGGCGATCGTCGCACGCGTGTGGTCGGCGTACTTCCTGGCCACATTGGACGGATTCGGAGTGACACTGCCCGCCGGCGTCGCGCAGTTCTTCGGTCCCGAGGCCAAGCTGAACCTCGTTGCCCCGTTGCTGCTGCTTGTCCTGACCGCGCTGATCGTGACCGGCACCAAGTTGTCGTCCCGGGTGCTGACCGTGGTCGTGATCGCGAAGGTGGCCGTGATCCTGCTGGTGGTGATCGTCGGCGCCGCGCACATCAACATGGCGAACTACCACCCGTTCGTGCCGCCGGCCAGGGCCGCGCCTGCGACCGCGAGTCCGACGTTGCTGGGCTGGATCCTGGACTCGTCGTTCGGTTCGTTCGGGACGATGGGCATCTTCACGGCCGCGAGCACGATCGTCTTTGCCTACATCGGCTTCGACCTGATCGCGACCGCGTCGGAAGACGCCCGCAGCCCGCGCAAGACTGTCCCGCAAGGGATGCTGCTCGGCGTCGGCGCCGTGACGATCCTGTACATCGCGATGGCGGTCGTCCTGGTCGGCATGCGCCCGTACGGCAAGCTCGGTGGAGCCGCGCCCGTCTCCGAGGCGCTCGCCGCGGTCGGCGTCGGCTGGGCTGCGAAGGTGGTCAACCTAGGCGCGTTGCTCGCGTTGATGACGGTGATCATGGTGGTCCTCATCGCGCAGAGTCGAGTCCTGTTCAACATGGGCCGTGACGGCCTGCTGCCGAAGAGCCTCGGTCGGGTCAGCCGGGTGTACTCCTCCCCCGCCCGCGCCGCGGGCTTCGCAGGTCTCGCCGCGCTGGCGCTCACGCTCTATCCGAAGGTCCTCGAGCTCGAGGAACTGCTGGTCATCGGCGCCTTGTTCTGCTTCGCGTTCTGTGCGGTCGGCGTACTCACGTTGCGTCGCTCGGAGCCCAACCTGGAGCGCGGCTTCCGGGTGCCGATGGTTCCGTTGATCCCATTGCTGTCGCTCGCCGCAACCGTGTGGCTGATGCTCAACCTGAAGACGAGCACGTGGACCAAGTTCGGCGTCTGGATGGTCATCGGGATCGCGATCTACGGCCTCTACGGCCGCTGGCACAGCCGCCTCGCGAACGAGGACAGCTGGGACTTCGACCTCGGCGACACCGATCCCGGCACCGGCGGCCTGCAAGCCATCCGCGCCGACCAGGACCGCCCGCCCGAGCTCCGCGCCATCCGCACCCCGCCTGGCCAGCAACCGCAAAAACCCACCCGCGGCAAACACATGCGCAACTAGCCGCAGCCACAGCGCCGCTGGAGGCTCGGCTTGGCCTGTCAGGTCCAGGCCCTGCGGGTGGCGGCTATGTGGGCGATTGTGGCGGGCTGGTTGGTGATAGGCGCCAGCCTGTGGGGGTTTGAGTTATTAGGGTGAGGGCGGCTAGGGCTTCTAGGGATTGTTCGGTGGTGGGGAGATCCAGGCCTGCCGTGACGGCTATGCGAGTGGCCGGGGCAGGGTGGTTGACGGGGACGGCGTCCAGGGTGCGTTGGAGGTCGGCGTCGAGGGTGTCGGCGAGGGTTTCCGGGGCGCGTTGGGAGCGGGTGAGGCCGGCGCCGAAGGGTGAGATTGCCTCGACGATGTCGGCGACGCTGGTGGCCAGTACGGCGTTGCGCTCGCGGACGAGCAGGTGACTGCCGGCGGACATGCGGGACGTGACAGGGCCGGGCACGGCGAGGACGGCGCGGCCGCACTGCTCGGCCCAGCCGGCGGTGTTGAGGGCGCCGCTGCGGATCGCGGCCTCGATGACGACCGTGCCTTGGG from Kribbella sp. NBC_00709 carries:
- a CDS encoding tyrosine recombinase XerC — its product is MTPDDVSGNPSWPEGFTQLLADYERHLTAERDLSTHSVRAYIGDVADLLEHLIRLGHDDLAGLDIRGLRSWLAKQQSLGKSRSTMARRATAARVFTAWAQRTGRIGTDPGALLASPKPHKSLPGVLGQADTRAVLDAAAVAADDGSPIGLRDLAIMELLYATGIRVGELCALDVDDIDRSRRVVRVFGKGRKERSVPYGVPAGEALERWLAEARPKLAREGSGPAVFLGARGGRIDQRAVRRMVHARMAVVDAPDLAPHGLRHTAATHLLEGGADLRSVQELLGHASLATTQIYTHVSSDRLRKAYQQAHPRA
- a CDS encoding APC family permease → MAPSANGQTVGRRLPVESAFTRVEDARHRLPRLFGRRDLVVLGLGVMIGSGIFSISGVQAANVAGPAVILSFVIAAIVCLLAAACYAELSSTIPVSGSAYTFSYVTFGEMWAWLVGWALVLELVTAAAIVARVWSAYFLATLDGFGVTLPAGVAQFFGPEAKLNLVAPLLLLVLTALIVTGTKLSSRVLTVVVIAKVAVILLVVIVGAAHINMANYHPFVPPARAAPATASPTLLGWILDSSFGSFGTMGIFTAASTIVFAYIGFDLIATASEDARSPRKTVPQGMLLGVGAVTILYIAMAVVLVGMRPYGKLGGAAPVSEALAAVGVGWAAKVVNLGALLALMTVIMVVLIAQSRVLFNMGRDGLLPKSLGRVSRVYSSPARAAGFAGLAALALTLYPKVLELEELLVIGALFCFAFCAVGVLTLRRSEPNLERGFRVPMVPLIPLLSLAATVWLMLNLKTSTWTKFGVWMVIGIAIYGLYGRWHSRLANEDSWDFDLGDTDPGTGGLQAIRADQDRPPELRAIRTPPGQQPQKPTRGKHMRN
- the rpsB gene encoding 30S ribosomal protein S2, producing MAVVTMKQLLESGVHFGHQTRRWNPKMKRYILTERNGIYIIDLQQSLSYIDRAYEFVRSTVASGGAILFVGTKKQAQEAIAEQATRVGMPYVNQRWLGGMLTNFQTVNKRLQRLKELELIDFDDVAASGVTKKELLQKRREHDKLLKTLGGIRDMARVPAAVWIVDTKKEHLAVDEARKLKLPIIGILDTNCDPDEVDYPIPGNDDAIRSVGLLTRVVADAVADGLMGRSGQGAAASGEELGQEEPLAAWERELLESQNGTAKSADAKTDAKTEEKAAEAAPAADVLTEPVATDAVIEAAPETTEAAAEVKAEEVEAEVKAEETEVKAEETPKADEA
- a CDS encoding M23 family metallopeptidase, which produces MPLALFSLAALPLTATPAPTATAVSIAAAGPAASAPGLVASDWPLQPRPEVLRGFELPAKPWLSGHRGIDLAGRPGQPVLAATPGTITYAGPLAGRGVITITTGPRRTTYEPVVPAVPVGTTVQTGTVIGHLSAAGSHCQPRTCLHWGLLQGNQYLNPLTLVPNRPVRLLPLTNQQLQPAATAPSPPSPPPTARATNASLARPDTNQRTAKLLIAATGALTLTAGFLIRRD
- a CDS encoding RrF2 family transcriptional regulator, producing the protein MRVSAKSDYALRALIEITQRWVANDPSVVSAEELSRAQGIPHGFLQGILADLRRAGVLSSQRGQSGGWRLAVDPNEISVADVMRAVDGPIVSISGVRPESVSYNEQAVVLQRVWIAARASLRDVLENTTLIDLAKNKLPAGVERRSRDEDAWQARVPGS